A window of Vigna unguiculata cultivar IT97K-499-35 chromosome 4, ASM411807v1, whole genome shotgun sequence contains these coding sequences:
- the LOC114180670 gene encoding uncharacterized protein LOC114180670: protein MLNCAPVPTLMTYSSRENVDSTSLLGDSEASSFRHIIGRLLYLTNTRPDIMFVVHHLSQFVSSPTNDHRRAALRILRYLKNNPRHGIFISSKGHCQIRAYSDMDWAACPKTRKFIIGFWFTLEILLFHGKQKRKSPSLVVLVKQTTGHWLPLSVRCNGFLTF from the coding sequence ATGTTAAATTGTGCTCCCGTTCCTACCCTTATGACATACTCATCTCGGGAAAATGTAGATTCTACTTCCTTACTTGGTGATAGCGAAGCTTCATCCTTCAGACATATCATTGGTCGTCTTCTCTATCTCACAAACACTCGCCCAGATATTATGTTTGTCGTTCATCATCTCAGCCAGTTTGTTTCCTCCCCCACTAATGACCATCGGCGTGCTGCTCTCAGAATCCTTCGTTACCTGAAAAACAATCCTAGACATGGCATTTTCATCAGCAGCAAAGGTCATTGTCAGATACGCGCTTATAGTGATATGGATTGGGCTGCTTGccctaaaacaagaaaatttataattggttTTTGGTTTACATTGGAGATTCTATTGTTTCatggaaaacaaaaaagaaaatcaccATCTCTCGTAGTTCTTGTGAAGCAGACTACAGGGCATTGGCTGCCACTATCTGTGAGGTGCAATGGATTTCTTACGTTCTAA